The Halarchaeum grantii genome contains a region encoding:
- a CDS encoding DNA topoisomerase I produces MELIITEKDNAARRIADILSGGGASTERSGGVNVYEWGGRRCIGLSGHVVGVDFPPEYSDWRDVEPAELAHAPVTKTPTQESIVNVLKRLAADADSAVIATDYDREGELIGKEAYELVRKANDDVPISRVRFSSITENEVQSAFADPDDLDFDLAAAGEARQIVDLIWGAALTRFLSLSARQVGDDFISVGRVQSPTLKLIVDKEREIEAFDPEDYWELFADLTKEETAFEAQYFYLDEEDTEAERVWDEGDAEAAFATLREAASAVVESVRRRTRTDDPPAPFNTTQFIRAAGSLGYGAGRAMSIAEDLYTAGYITYPRTDNTVYPEDLDPAELLDALSAQRDFADSVSLLQELDELEATRGDEETTDHPPIHPTSDLPSKSDLSEDEWELYELVVRRFFATLAEPAEWEHLRVVAAADDASLKANGRRLLEEGYHAVYPYFSADENHVPDVEEGEELAVSDPRLEAKQTQPPRRYGQSRLIETMESLGVGTKSTRHNTIEKLYDRGYIENDPPRPTRLAMAVVEAAEEYADLVVSEEMTADLEADMTAIAEGEKTLEEVTEESREILERIFEELGDSREEIGEHLRESLKADKRLGPCPDCGEDLLVRRSRQGSYFVGCDGYPECRFTLPLPSTGEPVVLDSECEEHGLNEVKMLAGRSTFVHGCPLCAAEEAAETEDRVIGPCPECGEAHGGELAIRKLQSGSRLVGCTRYPDCEYSLPLPRRGDIEITDDYCEEHDLPELIVHDEGSEEPWELGCPICNYEEYRARQGLDDIEGIGSKTKEKLSAAGVESVADLREADAEAVADDVDGVSAERVRDWQAKAD; encoded by the coding sequence GTGGAACTCATCATCACCGAGAAGGACAACGCCGCCCGGCGCATCGCCGACATCCTCAGCGGGGGCGGCGCGTCCACCGAGCGGAGCGGGGGCGTCAACGTCTACGAGTGGGGCGGCCGACGCTGCATCGGCCTCTCCGGACACGTCGTGGGCGTGGACTTCCCGCCGGAGTACAGCGACTGGCGCGACGTCGAGCCCGCCGAGCTCGCGCACGCGCCGGTGACGAAGACGCCGACACAGGAGTCCATCGTGAACGTCCTCAAGCGTCTCGCGGCGGACGCGGACTCGGCGGTCATCGCGACCGACTACGACCGCGAGGGCGAACTCATCGGGAAGGAGGCCTACGAGCTCGTCCGGAAGGCGAACGACGACGTCCCGATCTCGCGCGTGCGCTTCTCCTCGATCACGGAGAACGAGGTGCAGTCCGCGTTCGCGGACCCGGACGACCTCGACTTCGACCTCGCGGCCGCCGGCGAGGCCCGGCAGATCGTCGACCTCATCTGGGGGGCGGCGCTCACGCGCTTCCTCTCGCTCTCCGCGCGACAGGTCGGCGACGACTTCATCTCCGTCGGTCGGGTGCAGTCCCCGACCCTGAAGCTCATCGTGGACAAGGAGCGCGAGATCGAGGCGTTCGACCCCGAGGACTACTGGGAGCTCTTCGCGGACCTCACGAAGGAGGAGACGGCGTTCGAGGCGCAGTACTTCTACCTCGACGAGGAGGACACCGAGGCCGAGCGCGTCTGGGACGAGGGCGACGCGGAGGCGGCGTTCGCGACGCTACGCGAGGCCGCGAGCGCGGTCGTCGAGTCGGTGCGGCGGCGCACGCGGACGGACGACCCGCCCGCGCCGTTCAACACGACGCAGTTCATCCGTGCCGCCGGCTCGCTGGGGTACGGCGCGGGGCGCGCGATGAGCATCGCCGAGGACCTCTACACGGCGGGCTACATCACCTACCCGCGGACGGACAACACCGTCTACCCGGAGGACCTCGACCCGGCCGAGCTACTGGACGCGCTCTCCGCGCAGCGCGACTTCGCCGACTCGGTGTCGCTCCTGCAGGAACTCGACGAGTTGGAGGCGACGCGCGGCGACGAGGAGACGACGGACCACCCGCCGATCCACCCGACGTCGGACTTGCCGAGCAAAAGCGACCTCTCGGAGGACGAGTGGGAGCTCTACGAACTCGTCGTGCGGCGCTTCTTCGCGACGCTCGCCGAACCCGCCGAGTGGGAGCACTTGCGCGTCGTCGCAGCTGCCGACGATGCGAGCCTGAAGGCGAACGGTCGGCGGCTGCTCGAGGAGGGGTACCACGCCGTCTACCCCTACTTCAGCGCGGACGAGAACCACGTCCCGGACGTCGAGGAGGGCGAGGAACTCGCCGTCTCCGACCCCCGGCTGGAGGCGAAGCAGACCCAGCCTCCTCGGAGGTACGGCCAGTCGCGGCTCATCGAGACCATGGAGTCGCTGGGGGTGGGGACGAAGTCGACGAGACACAACACCATCGAGAAGCTCTACGACCGGGGCTACATCGAGAACGACCCGCCGCGCCCGACGCGGCTGGCGATGGCGGTCGTGGAGGCGGCGGAGGAGTACGCGGACCTCGTCGTCTCCGAGGAGATGACCGCCGACTTGGAGGCGGACATGACGGCCATTGCCGAGGGCGAGAAGACGCTCGAGGAGGTGACCGAGGAGTCGCGGGAGATCCTCGAACGCATCTTCGAGGAGCTGGGCGACTCCCGCGAGGAGATCGGCGAGCACCTGCGCGAGTCGCTGAAGGCGGACAAGCGCCTCGGGCCGTGCCCCGACTGCGGCGAGGACCTGCTCGTCAGGCGGAGCCGTCAGGGGTCGTACTTCGTGGGCTGTGACGGCTATCCGGAGTGTCGCTTCACGCTCCCGCTCCCGTCGACGGGCGAGCCGGTCGTCCTCGACTCGGAGTGCGAGGAGCACGGGCTCAACGAGGTGAAGATGCTCGCGGGGCGGAGCACGTTCGTCCACGGCTGCCCGCTCTGCGCGGCCGAGGAGGCCGCCGAGACGGAGGACCGCGTCATCGGGCCGTGCCCCGAGTGTGGGGAAGCGCACGGTGGCGAGCTCGCGATCCGCAAGCTCCAGTCGGGCTCGCGGCTCGTCGGCTGCACGCGCTATCCGGACTGCGAGTACTCGCTCCCGCTCCCGCGACGGGGCGATATCGAGATAACGGACGACTACTGCGAGGAGCACGACCTCCCGGAGCTAATCGTCCACGACGAGGGCAGCGAGGAGCCGTGGGAACTCGGCTGCCCGATCTGTAACTACGAGGAGTATCGCGCCCGACAGGGGCTCGACGACATCGAGGGCATCGGCTCGAAGACGAAGGAGAAGCTCTCGGCGGCGGGCGTCGAGAGCGTCGCGGACCTCCGCGAGGCGGACGCCGAAGCGGTCGCGGACGACGTCGATGGCGTCAGTGCGGAGCGCGTCCGCGACTGGCAGGCGAAGGCGGATTGA